The Candidatus Eisenbacteria bacterium genome has a segment encoding these proteins:
- a CDS encoding molybdopterin-dependent oxidoreductase, which yields MSTRTITLTVNGEASTLEVPAERTLLELLKGDLHRHSVKLGCGIGECGACTVLMDGHPVNSCMVLAAEADGAVIETAEGANRGAGLLTDLQQAFVDFGAIQCGFCTPGMLNSARALLEANPHPTRDEILEALSGNLCRCTGYEPIAEAVEAVAKGGYKAAPAPAAPYVGTGAARVDAVAKVTGSATFVHDLTVQGMLHARILTSTQASARIRRMDTSKARAMPGVKAVLTGEDLPYKVGLYMEDKDILARGRVRHHGEAVAAVAAETLEQARAACAAIEVEYEPLEPLLDVQASLREGAPQVHPELDKYSWMKGVFFPQPGRNIAHHQKIRKGDVEQGFAVADRVFEFRFQNPPVQHVPMETHTAIATARADGEVEIITSAQSPFAVRYLFCHTFGMPLNKVRVKVPYVGGGFGGKAGIHLEPLVYCLSKAAGGRPVKIVATREEEFNTLPSRQGLHSTVKTGVTKDGRITAMDITYLWDAGAYADYGVNIGRAAAYSGAGPYVVPNCKLDSLVVYTNKIFGTAYRGFGHLEVLWGIERNMDMVARALGLDPVEFRRRNLLRVGETTITGELVTEGHGRPDECLRLVTEAIGWDPKQRAAAPVKPGSGKVRAKGVAMLHKAPAMPTFTSCSATILFNGDGSANVLVSGVDYGQGTYTTLAQIAADELKLPLDKVKIPWETDTDYTPYDWQTVASRFTVMGGNAIIQAARECVDQIREVAAQVFRVPVDQTECGGGKVWARGRPDKALDYSRIVLGYTYPDGSSIGGPVIGKGRYIATGLTNLDPETGQGLPALNWTYGAHAVDLEVDTDTGHIVVHKFVSAFDAGKVLNLQQCKTQVVGGVVQGLGSAVNEKFVFQDGRLVNNSFTDYKIPTARDIPAEMQQFFVETPHPQGPYGARGIAEHPMISVPSAIGNAVANATGVEFFELPLDPECVYLGLKRAQEPKLAKQKKEAGVAGL from the coding sequence ATGAGCACGCGCACCATCACCCTGACCGTGAACGGCGAGGCCTCCACGCTGGAAGTGCCCGCGGAGCGCACGCTGCTGGAGCTGCTCAAGGGCGATCTGCACCGGCACAGCGTCAAGCTGGGCTGCGGCATCGGCGAATGCGGCGCGTGCACGGTGCTCATGGACGGCCACCCGGTGAACTCCTGCATGGTGCTGGCCGCGGAAGCCGACGGCGCGGTGATCGAGACCGCGGAGGGCGCCAACCGCGGGGCGGGGCTGCTCACCGACCTGCAGCAGGCATTCGTGGACTTCGGCGCCATCCAGTGCGGCTTCTGCACCCCCGGGATGCTGAATTCCGCCCGTGCGCTGCTGGAGGCGAACCCGCACCCGACCCGGGACGAAATCCTGGAAGCGCTGTCCGGCAACCTGTGCCGGTGCACCGGCTACGAGCCCATCGCCGAGGCGGTGGAGGCGGTGGCGAAGGGCGGCTACAAAGCCGCGCCGGCGCCGGCGGCTCCCTACGTGGGCACGGGCGCCGCGCGCGTGGACGCGGTGGCCAAGGTCACCGGCTCCGCGACCTTCGTGCATGACCTCACGGTGCAGGGGATGCTGCACGCGCGCATCCTCACCTCCACGCAGGCCTCCGCGCGCATCCGCCGGATGGACACGTCGAAGGCCCGCGCCATGCCGGGGGTGAAGGCGGTGCTCACCGGGGAGGACCTGCCGTACAAGGTCGGCCTGTACATGGAGGACAAGGACATCCTGGCCCGCGGCCGGGTCCGCCACCACGGCGAGGCCGTGGCCGCGGTGGCCGCCGAGACGTTGGAGCAGGCGCGCGCCGCGTGCGCCGCCATCGAGGTGGAGTACGAGCCGCTGGAGCCGCTGCTGGACGTGCAGGCCTCCCTGCGCGAGGGGGCGCCGCAGGTGCATCCCGAGCTCGACAAGTACTCGTGGATGAAGGGCGTGTTCTTCCCACAGCCGGGCCGCAACATCGCCCACCACCAGAAGATCCGCAAGGGCGACGTGGAGCAGGGTTTCGCGGTCGCCGACCGCGTGTTCGAGTTCCGCTTCCAGAACCCGCCGGTGCAGCACGTGCCCATGGAGACGCACACCGCCATCGCCACCGCGCGCGCCGACGGCGAGGTGGAGATCATCACCTCGGCGCAGTCGCCGTTCGCGGTGCGCTACCTGTTCTGCCACACCTTCGGCATGCCGCTCAATAAGGTGCGCGTGAAGGTGCCCTACGTGGGCGGCGGGTTCGGCGGCAAGGCGGGCATCCACCTCGAGCCGCTGGTGTACTGCCTGTCGAAGGCGGCCGGCGGACGCCCGGTGAAGATCGTGGCCACGCGCGAGGAAGAGTTCAACACGCTGCCCTCGCGGCAGGGGCTGCACAGCACCGTCAAGACCGGCGTCACGAAGGACGGTCGCATCACCGCCATGGACATCACCTACCTGTGGGACGCGGGCGCCTACGCCGACTACGGCGTGAACATCGGCCGCGCGGCGGCCTACTCGGGCGCCGGCCCCTACGTGGTGCCCAACTGCAAGCTGGACTCGCTGGTGGTCTACACCAACAAGATCTTCGGCACGGCCTACCGCGGCTTCGGCCACCTGGAAGTGCTGTGGGGGATCGAGCGCAACATGGACATGGTGGCGCGGGCGCTGGGGCTGGACCCGGTGGAGTTCCGGCGCAGGAACCTCCTGCGCGTGGGCGAGACCACCATCACCGGCGAGCTGGTGACCGAGGGGCACGGCCGCCCCGACGAGTGCCTGCGGCTGGTGACCGAGGCCATCGGCTGGGACCCGAAGCAGCGCGCCGCGGCTCCGGTGAAGCCGGGCAGCGGGAAGGTGCGGGCCAAGGGCGTGGCCATGCTGCACAAGGCGCCCGCCATGCCCACGTTCACCTCGTGCTCGGCCACCATCCTGTTCAATGGCGACGGCTCGGCCAACGTGCTGGTCTCCGGTGTGGACTACGGGCAGGGCACCTACACCACCCTGGCCCAGATCGCCGCCGACGAGCTGAAGCTGCCGCTGGACAAGGTCAAGATCCCCTGGGAGACCGACACCGACTACACCCCCTACGACTGGCAGACGGTGGCCAGCCGCTTCACGGTGATGGGCGGCAACGCGATCATCCAGGCGGCCCGGGAGTGCGTGGACCAGATCCGCGAAGTGGCCGCGCAGGTGTTCCGCGTGCCCGTGGACCAGACGGAATGCGGGGGGGGGAAGGTGTGGGCCAGGGGCCGGCCCGACAAGGCGCTCGACTACAGCCGCATCGTGCTGGGCTACACCTATCCCGACGGCAGCAGCATCGGCGGACCGGTGATCGGCAAGGGCCGCTATATCGCCACCGGCCTCACCAACCTGGACCCCGAGACCGGCCAGGGCCTGCCGGCGCTCAACTGGACCTACGGCGCGCACGCCGTGGACCTGGAAGTGGACACCGACACCGGTCACATCGTGGTGCACAAGTTCGTGTCCGCCTTCGACGCCGGCAAGGTGCTCAATCTCCAGCAGTGCAAGACGCAGGTGGTAGGCGGGGTGGTGCAGGGCCTGGGCTCGGCGGTGAACGAGAAGTTCGTGTTCCAGGACGGCCGGCTGGTGAACAACTCGTTCACCGACTACAAGATCCCGACCGCCAGGGACATCCCCGCGGAGATGCAGCAGTTCTTCGTGGAGACGCCCCACCCGCAGGGTCCCTACGGCGCCCGCGGCATCGCCGAGCACCCCATGATCTCGGTGCCCAGCGCCATCGGCAACGCCGTGGCCAACGCCACCGGCGTGGAGTTCTTCGAGCTGCCGCTGGATCCCGAGTGCGTGTACCTGGGCCTGAAGCGGGCGCAGGAGCCGAAGCTCGCGAAACAGAAGAAGGAAGCCGGAGTGGCCGGCTTGTGA
- a CDS encoding xanthine dehydrogenase family protein subunit M, with protein MSSFRYERPDTLEQATALLAASPGRARVLAGGTDLMVALRAGKATPELLVDVKRVPGLTDVEWTPGGDLVLGACVPVQRVAEDGRIRATFPALAEGAEAIGSIQVRWRATVGGNLVNASPCMDTAPPLLVLGARLRVAGTKGAREVGSSDLFVGVKRTSLGPDELVTAIVVPRPAPGTRSAFDKIKRVYGHDLALVNAAAVFDATARSIRVAIGSCGITPMATPPLTGVDPSTSDPAEVGARLAALALEFICPIDDVRASAEYRRDMAAVLCRRLARRLLAGGRAS; from the coding sequence ATGAGCAGCTTCCGTTACGAGCGCCCCGACACGCTGGAGCAGGCGACCGCGCTGCTGGCGGCCTCGCCCGGCAGGGCCCGGGTGCTGGCCGGGGGCACCGACCTGATGGTCGCACTGCGGGCCGGCAAGGCCACCCCCGAGTTGCTGGTGGACGTCAAGCGCGTCCCCGGGCTGACCGACGTGGAGTGGACGCCCGGGGGCGACCTGGTGCTGGGCGCGTGCGTGCCGGTGCAGCGCGTGGCCGAGGACGGGCGCATCCGCGCCACGTTCCCGGCGCTGGCCGAGGGCGCGGAGGCCATCGGCTCCATCCAGGTGCGCTGGCGCGCCACCGTGGGTGGCAACCTGGTGAACGCCTCGCCGTGCATGGACACCGCGCCGCCGCTGCTGGTGCTGGGCGCGCGCCTGCGTGTCGCCGGCACGAAGGGCGCCCGCGAGGTGGGCTCGTCGGACCTGTTCGTGGGCGTGAAGCGGACCTCGCTCGGGCCCGACGAGCTGGTCACCGCCATCGTGGTGCCCCGGCCCGCGCCGGGAACGCGCAGCGCCTTCGACAAGATCAAGCGCGTGTACGGGCACGACCTGGCGCTGGTCAACGCAGCGGCGGTGTTCGACGCGACGGCCCGCTCCATCCGGGTGGCGATCGGAAGTTGCGGCATCACGCCGATGGCCACGCCGCCGCTCACCGGCGTGGACCCCTCCACCTCCGATCCCGCGGAGGTGGGCGCGCGGCTGGCCGCGCTGGCCCTGGAGTTCATCTGCCCCATTGACGACGTGCGCGCCTCCGCCGAGTACCGGCGGGACATGGCCGCGGTGCTGTGCCGCCGCCTGGCGCGGCGGCTGCTGGCCGGGGGGAGGGCGTCATGA
- a CDS encoding OB-fold domain-containing protein: MAAGVLAAKCRNCGKLSYPTHFTCPACRGTGFDGVPIEGEGTLLTFTRVYALPLDYEDLYITLGIVELDMGVRALGRLHIAEPELGARVRAGLGKVRDIGGRDVTGLVFTEA, encoded by the coding sequence ATGGCCGCGGGCGTGCTCGCTGCGAAGTGCCGCAACTGCGGCAAGCTGTCCTACCCGACGCACTTCACCTGCCCCGCGTGCCGGGGCACGGGCTTTGACGGCGTGCCGATCGAGGGGGAGGGCACGCTGTTGACCTTCACCCGCGTCTACGCGCTGCCGCTGGACTACGAAGACCTGTATATCACGCTGGGCATCGTGGAGCTGGACATGGGCGTGCGCGCGCTCGGGAGGCTCCACATCGCCGAGCCGGAGCTGGGTGCCCGGGTCCGCGCCGGCCTGGGCAAGGTCCGCGACATCGGCGGACGGGACGTGACCGGCCTGGTGTTCACCGAGGCCTGA
- a CDS encoding acetyl-CoA acetyltransferase: MRDVAIVGAGATQFGRAQWSLLKMMCEASHDAMQDAGLGERKVDAVVVANMGAVRNNKQAGVASALVDRLNLYPAAAETVENGPASGASALKIGFQSVASGLCDVVLVCGGERMQEVNNFESTEFVSYLSHRYAEYPYGVTLPALAGMFTRLYMHKHGLEPRHLAMVAIKNHANGLLNKKAHLRTAVSMEGILTGPDALNNNPWIADPLRFFDCCPVSDGAAALLLVPAAMAKDFRGKPVRVAGLGQATDTHAVHERPDPTELTAVRTAASRAYAMAGVTAKDIDVAELHDAFTILEIAESEEAGLFPRGQGFRALERGETKIGGQMPINPSGGLKARGHPVGATGVSQIVELVNQLRGEAGDYQVPNQPKTGLAVNFGGFGNNVLATVLKGGL; encoded by the coding sequence ATGAGGGACGTCGCGATCGTCGGCGCCGGGGCCACCCAGTTCGGCAGGGCCCAGTGGAGCCTGCTCAAGATGATGTGCGAGGCCTCGCACGACGCCATGCAGGACGCCGGCCTGGGCGAGCGCAAGGTGGACGCGGTGGTGGTGGCCAACATGGGCGCGGTGCGCAACAACAAGCAGGCGGGCGTCGCCAGCGCGCTGGTGGACCGGCTGAACCTGTACCCGGCCGCCGCCGAGACCGTGGAGAACGGGCCCGCGTCCGGAGCCTCCGCGCTCAAGATCGGGTTCCAGTCGGTGGCCTCCGGGCTGTGCGACGTGGTGCTGGTGTGCGGCGGCGAGCGGATGCAGGAGGTCAACAATTTCGAGTCCACCGAGTTCGTCTCGTACCTCTCGCACCGCTACGCCGAGTACCCCTACGGCGTGACGCTGCCCGCGCTGGCGGGCATGTTCACACGCCTGTACATGCACAAGCACGGCCTCGAGCCGCGGCACCTGGCGATGGTGGCCATCAAGAACCACGCCAACGGGTTGTTGAACAAGAAGGCGCACCTGCGCACCGCGGTCAGCATGGAGGGCATCCTCACGGGCCCGGACGCGCTGAACAACAACCCCTGGATTGCCGACCCGCTGCGCTTCTTCGACTGCTGCCCGGTGAGCGACGGGGCCGCGGCGCTGCTGCTGGTCCCGGCGGCCATGGCCAAGGACTTCCGCGGCAAGCCGGTCCGGGTGGCCGGGCTCGGCCAGGCCACCGACACCCACGCGGTCCACGAGCGGCCCGATCCCACCGAGCTCACCGCGGTGCGCACCGCCGCCTCCAGGGCTTACGCGATGGCCGGAGTGACGGCCAAGGACATTGACGTGGCGGAGCTGCACGACGCCTTCACCATCCTCGAGATCGCCGAGAGCGAAGAGGCGGGCCTGTTCCCCCGGGGCCAGGGCTTCAGGGCGCTGGAGCGCGGCGAAACGAAGATCGGCGGGCAGATGCCCATCAACCCGTCGGGAGGCCTGAAGGCGCGCGGCCACCCGGTGGGGGCCACCGGCGTGTCGCAGATCGTGGAGCTGGTGAACCAGTTGCGCGGCGAAGCCGGCGACTACCAGGTCCCCAACCAGCCGAAGACCGGCCTCGCCGTGAACTTCGGCGGGTTCGGCAACAACGTGCTGGCCACCGTGCTGAAGGGAGGGCTGTGA
- a CDS encoding T9SS type A sorting domain-containing protein, producing MSTLSRRLRPRVGASPGARAPLGALAASMLLILLALAPGSAGAATRNLCYVPDNGAGSPEFLHTNGGYNSRPEAVVMLNGLPPGEPVLGTLSLRNVVIGSSGPGGTLGGETATYTADLVLVMHGTGAFAGFSRSVTIPLTGEAHCGPRVPGTMPQSFDTDMFMLQGQLPPGDPDFDLLRITAGSGFGMPSPGHTTLTRQPGGDWTVDSFFDITYRVDFVGHPGGTFGGMSGSTVAEDRFHEGRPERVVGIVSDNGVGSIQFPPDCPGGYQSLPGRALCEVAPLSGDVLRARISITSPLLTLITPGGGSLGWEQEDFNAKVVLEVYGTGSLSSYHRVIPIGVSGQTGIGPPNYGVMDQGFPTDLAFLQGQLPPGDPDFDLLRITAGSSYGMPSPGHTTLHRQPTGRWAVDSFFDITYRIDFVGHPGGPLGGYSGSLTSMERFETGRPFPQDCVMPDNGTGTASFPPDCPTGHRGRPQSLFIVSGLPSGSHIQADMSLTNIVVFSEGPGGSLGGNYQQWTGMLTVQLTGTGLYGGYSRSLTVPMQGTTHSGPQGAGTTPQEFDTDMFMLQGQLPPGDPDFDLLRITGGSGFGMPSPGHTTLWTQPGGHWAVNSFFDITYRIDFIGSPGGTFGGMSGSTSALNVLSPGPSITVAAPSAGLRAFRVDLPAPNPSLRGSSLSFELPRAGAVRAEVYDAAGRLVRRLADRPYDAGRHSVAWDGADATGQPVASGLYFYRLGAAGAAATRKVAVAR from the coding sequence ATGAGCACCCTTTCACGCCGCCTCCGACCCCGCGTCGGCGCCTCCCCGGGTGCCCGCGCGCCCCTGGGCGCGCTGGCCGCCTCCATGCTCCTGATACTCCTCGCCCTGGCTCCCGGTTCCGCCGGCGCGGCCACGCGCAACCTGTGCTACGTGCCCGACAACGGCGCCGGAAGCCCCGAGTTCCTCCACACCAACGGCGGCTACAACTCCCGGCCCGAGGCGGTGGTGATGCTCAACGGACTGCCGCCGGGCGAGCCGGTCCTGGGCACGCTGAGTCTCCGCAACGTGGTGATCGGCTCCAGCGGGCCCGGCGGGACGTTGGGTGGCGAGACGGCCACGTATACCGCGGACCTGGTGCTGGTGATGCACGGCACCGGTGCCTTCGCCGGGTTCTCCCGCAGCGTGACCATCCCGCTGACCGGGGAGGCCCACTGCGGACCGCGCGTGCCCGGCACCATGCCCCAGAGCTTCGACACCGACATGTTCATGCTCCAGGGCCAGCTCCCGCCGGGCGATCCGGACTTCGACCTGCTGCGCATCACCGCCGGCTCCGGCTTCGGGATGCCCAGCCCGGGCCACACCACGCTGACCCGGCAGCCGGGCGGCGACTGGACCGTGGACAGCTTCTTCGACATCACCTACCGGGTGGACTTCGTGGGCCACCCCGGCGGCACGTTCGGCGGCATGTCCGGCTCCACCGTCGCCGAGGACCGCTTCCACGAGGGCCGCCCGGAGCGCGTGGTCGGCATCGTCAGCGACAACGGCGTGGGCAGCATCCAGTTCCCGCCCGACTGTCCGGGGGGCTACCAGAGCCTGCCCGGCCGGGCGCTGTGCGAGGTGGCGCCGCTCTCCGGCGACGTCCTGCGGGCCCGGATTTCGATCACCAGCCCCTTGCTGACGCTGATCACCCCGGGGGGCGGCTCGCTGGGCTGGGAGCAGGAGGACTTCAACGCCAAGGTGGTGCTCGAAGTCTACGGCACCGGCTCGCTGTCCTCGTACCACCGTGTCATCCCCATCGGGGTGAGCGGACAGACGGGGATCGGCCCTCCGAACTACGGGGTCATGGACCAGGGCTTCCCGACCGACCTGGCCTTCCTGCAGGGCCAGCTGCCTCCGGGGGATCCCGACTTCGACCTGCTGCGCATCACCGCGGGCTCGTCCTACGGGATGCCCAGCCCGGGCCACACCACGCTGCACCGCCAGCCCACCGGCCGCTGGGCCGTGGACAGCTTTTTCGACATCACCTATCGCATCGACTTCGTTGGCCACCCGGGCGGGCCCCTGGGAGGCTACTCGGGCAGCCTCACCTCCATGGAACGCTTCGAGACCGGCCGGCCGTTCCCGCAGGACTGCGTGATGCCCGACAACGGCACCGGCACCGCCAGCTTCCCGCCCGACTGCCCCACCGGTCATCGGGGGCGCCCGCAGTCGCTGTTCATCGTCAGCGGGCTGCCGTCCGGCTCCCACATCCAGGCCGACATGTCGCTCACCAACATCGTGGTCTTCTCCGAAGGCCCGGGTGGCTCCCTGGGAGGGAACTACCAGCAGTGGACCGGGATGCTGACGGTGCAGCTCACCGGCACCGGGCTGTACGGCGGATACTCCCGCTCGCTCACCGTGCCCATGCAGGGCACCACCCACTCCGGCCCTCAGGGGGCCGGGACCACGCCCCAGGAGTTCGACACCGACATGTTCATGCTCCAGGGCCAACTGCCGCCGGGCGATCCGGATTTCGACCTGCTGCGCATCACCGGCGGCAGCGGCTTCGGCATGCCGTCCCCGGGCCACACCACGCTCTGGACCCAGCCGGGCGGGCACTGGGCGGTGAACAGCTTCTTCGACATCACCTACCGGATTGACTTCATCGGCTCGCCCGGCGGGACGTTTGGCGGCATGTCCGGCTCCACCAGCGCGCTCAATGTCCTGAGCCCCGGGCCGTCCATCACGGTGGCCGCGCCCTCGGCCGGGCTGCGGGCGTTCCGGGTGGACCTGCCGGCCCCCAATCCCTCGCTGCGCGGTTCCAGCCTCAGCTTCGAGCTGCCGCGCGCGGGGGCGGTGCGGGCGGAGGTCTATGACGCCGCGGGCCGACTGGTGCGCCGCCTGGCGGACCGGCCGTATGACGCCGGCCGGCACAGCGTCGCCTGGGACGGCGCCGACGCCACCGGCCAGCCGGTCGCGTCCGGGCTGTACTTCTACCGGCTGGGCGCGGCCGGCGCCGCGGCCACGCGGAAGGTGGCCGTGGCCAGGTAG
- a CDS encoding glutamine synthetase III yields MGSRASKSAIRAIRDWAVTEGHRAPKSEARPEEFGSLVFNDAVQRSRLPKPVYEALRRTVTRGEALDLGVADAVAAAMKDWAVEHGATHYTHWFQPMTGITAEKHDSFLSPTGDGRAVAEFSGRELIQGEPDASSFPSGGMRSTFEARGYTAWDPTSPPWLLQSPNGSTLVIPTAFVSWTGEALDKKTPLLRSQEAVSTHAVRILKVFGSKGRRVVTTCGPEQEYFLIDRYFYLSRPDLGMAGRTLFGAKPPKGQEMEDQYFGHIPERVLACMMEAERELYRVGVPVKTRHNEVAPSQYEVAPIFENANVATDHQLMTMEALRRAAPKYGLAVLFHEKPFAGVNGSGKHLNWSMADDRGNNLLSPGESPHDNIQFLVFVAAVLRAINKFQGLLRASIASAGNDHRLGANEAPPAILSVFLGDMLTDIFEQIEKGSAKSTKQGGLLETGVKVLPRLPRDAGDRNRTSPFAFTGNKFEFRAVSSNQSIGFPNIALNLAVAESLDVIATELETKVAAGGKLEDAVGATLTRLIKENKRIIFNGNGYAQEWQDEAARRGLLNLRNTVDALPELVAPEVLQAFEKYKVLNEREMRARYDIFVEAYNKTLNIEGQVMVSMAGRYILPAALEYQERLARTVTASKEAGVECGEGRKLLETLCGEVCEFKRRTDALLKLLDHNGDAPDAHAKHFRDKVVPAMNALRESGDKLENIVPSELWPLPTYREMLFLK; encoded by the coding sequence TTGGGGTCGAGAGCCTCGAAGAGTGCCATCCGAGCCATCCGCGACTGGGCCGTGACCGAAGGGCACCGGGCACCGAAGAGTGAAGCCAGGCCGGAGGAGTTTGGCAGCCTGGTGTTCAACGACGCCGTCCAGCGCTCGCGCCTGCCCAAGCCCGTGTACGAGGCCCTGCGCCGCACCGTGACCCGGGGCGAGGCGCTGGACCTGGGCGTGGCCGACGCGGTGGCCGCCGCCATGAAGGACTGGGCGGTGGAGCACGGCGCGACGCACTACACCCACTGGTTCCAGCCGATGACCGGCATCACCGCCGAGAAGCACGACTCCTTCCTCTCGCCCACCGGCGACGGCCGGGCGGTGGCGGAGTTCAGCGGGCGCGAGCTGATCCAGGGCGAGCCCGACGCGTCCAGCTTCCCCTCCGGCGGCATGCGCTCCACCTTCGAGGCCCGCGGCTACACCGCGTGGGACCCCACCAGCCCGCCGTGGCTGCTGCAGAGCCCCAACGGCTCCACGCTGGTGATCCCCACCGCGTTCGTGAGCTGGACGGGCGAGGCGCTGGACAAGAAGACGCCGCTGCTGCGCTCGCAGGAAGCGGTCTCCACGCACGCGGTGCGCATCCTCAAGGTGTTCGGCTCGAAGGGCCGCCGCGTGGTCACCACCTGCGGGCCCGAGCAGGAGTACTTCCTCATTGACCGCTACTTCTATCTCAGCCGCCCGGACCTGGGCATGGCCGGCCGCACCCTGTTCGGCGCCAAGCCGCCCAAGGGCCAGGAGATGGAGGACCAGTACTTCGGGCACATCCCGGAGCGGGTGCTGGCGTGCATGATGGAGGCGGAGCGCGAGCTGTACCGCGTGGGCGTGCCGGTGAAGACGCGCCACAACGAGGTGGCGCCCAGCCAGTACGAGGTGGCCCCCATCTTCGAGAACGCCAACGTGGCCACCGATCACCAGTTGATGACCATGGAGGCGCTGCGCCGAGCGGCCCCCAAGTACGGTCTCGCGGTGCTGTTCCACGAGAAGCCCTTCGCCGGCGTGAACGGCTCCGGCAAGCACCTCAACTGGAGCATGGCCGACGACCGCGGCAACAACCTGCTGAGCCCCGGCGAGAGCCCGCACGACAACATCCAGTTCCTGGTGTTCGTGGCCGCGGTGCTGCGGGCCATCAACAAGTTCCAGGGACTGCTGCGCGCCAGCATCGCCAGCGCCGGCAACGATCACCGGCTGGGCGCCAACGAGGCGCCGCCGGCCATCCTGTCGGTGTTCCTGGGCGACATGCTCACCGACATCTTCGAGCAGATCGAGAAGGGCAGCGCCAAGTCCACCAAGCAGGGCGGCCTGCTGGAGACCGGCGTGAAGGTGCTGCCGCGCCTGCCGCGCGACGCCGGCGACCGCAACCGCACCAGCCCGTTCGCCTTCACCGGCAACAAGTTCGAGTTCCGCGCGGTGTCGTCGAACCAGAGCATCGGCTTCCCCAACATCGCGCTCAACCTGGCGGTGGCCGAGTCGCTGGACGTCATCGCCACGGAACTGGAGACCAAGGTGGCCGCGGGCGGCAAGCTCGAGGACGCCGTGGGCGCCACGCTCACGCGGCTCATCAAGGAGAACAAGCGGATCATCTTCAACGGCAACGGCTACGCCCAGGAATGGCAGGACGAGGCCGCCCGCCGCGGGCTGCTGAACCTGCGCAACACGGTGGACGCCCTGCCCGAGCTGGTCGCCCCGGAGGTGCTGCAGGCCTTCGAGAAGTACAAGGTCCTGAACGAGCGCGAAATGCGCGCCCGCTACGACATCTTCGTGGAGGCCTACAACAAGACGCTCAACATCGAGGGCCAGGTGATGGTCTCGATGGCCGGGCGCTACATCCTGCCCGCGGCGCTGGAGTACCAGGAGCGCCTGGCGCGGACCGTGACGGCCTCGAAGGAGGCCGGCGTGGAGTGCGGCGAGGGCCGCAAGCTGCTGGAGACGCTGTGCGGAGAGGTGTGCGAGTTCAAGCGCCGCACCGACGCGCTGCTGAAGCTGCTGGACCACAACGGCGACGCGCCGGACGCCCACGCGAAGCACTTCCGCGACAAGGTGGTGCCCGCCATGAACGCCCTGCGCGAGAGCGGCGACAAGCTGGAGAACATCGTCCCCAGCGAGTTGTGGCCGCTGCCGACGTACCGGGAGATGTTGTTCCTGAAGTAG
- the ccoS gene encoding cbb3-type cytochrome oxidase assembly protein CcoS has translation MAVEDLRGEAVRALGSNGRGGRRDRRDPREGGAVVSALFVVLPLALIVVLAAVIAFAWAARRGQFDDLDTPALRVLHEDEGKSEDLGKAAPPGAQGGSTASASTDAEGKPRPSDGPEVQPLRKQEPPQ, from the coding sequence GTGGCTGTCGAGGACCTTCGAGGGGAAGCGGTCCGGGCCCTCGGATCGAACGGGCGCGGGGGGCGCCGCGACCGTCGAGACCCTCGCGAAGGAGGAGCGGTTGTGAGCGCGCTCTTCGTGGTGCTGCCCCTCGCGCTGATCGTGGTCCTGGCGGCGGTGATCGCCTTCGCGTGGGCCGCGCGGAGGGGCCAGTTCGACGACCTGGACACGCCGGCGCTGCGGGTGCTGCACGAGGACGAGGGGAAGAGCGAAGATTTGGGGAAGGCCGCCCCGCCGGGCGCCCAGGGCGGCTCGACCGCGAGCGCCTCGACGGATGCGGAGGGGAAGCCGCGACCCTCGGACGGACCCGAAGTGCAGCCCCTCCGGAAACAGGAGCCTCCCCAATAG